One genomic window of Bacillus mycoides includes the following:
- a CDS encoding DEAD/DEAH box helicase has translation MIIQTEVTIRLQHVSQGWFLWGEDDSGTLLSVATWKKNAFAWHSTSFYGTFLKEATYEGKQGVLLTNAQAFEYIANKPMNSFANMQMNGPITALTKDASELWDAFVSGSFAPDMKHWSQQPSWKVQNTSIEDDVLASLFSAAVNESILQDARSNDGWEDAKRLYEHYDFTKRQLEAALHEEDWLRKIGYIEDDLPFTVGLRLQEPQEELEMWKLETIVTPKRGAHRIYVYESIDSLPKRWHDYEERILETQEGFSKLVPWLKEDDKFREELFETEAWNFLTEASNELLAAGITILLPSWWQNLKATKPRLRVQLKQSTAQTQSFFGMNTLVNFDWRISTDGIDLSESEFFELVEQNKRLFNLNGQWMRLDPAFIEEVRKLMHRADKYGLEMKDVLQQHLSSTAETEIVEDDSPFSDIEIELDGYYEELFQKLLHIGDIPKVDTPSSLQATLRPYQQHGIEWLLYLRKLGFGALLADDMGLGKSIQTITYLLYAKENNLQTGPALIVAPTSVLGNWQKEFERFAPSLRVQLHYGSNRAKDESFKDFLQSADVILTSYALAQLDEEELSTLCWDAVILDEAQNIKNPHTKQSKAVRNLQANHKIALTGTPMENRLAELWSIFDFINHGYLGSLGQFQRRFVTPIEKDRDEGKIQQVQRFISPFLLRRTKKDQTVALNLPDKQEQKAYCSLTGEQASLYEQLVQDTLQNVEGLSGIERRGFILLMLNKLKQICNHPALYLKEEEPQNIVERSMKTKTVMELIENIKDQNESCLIFTQYIGMGNMLKSMLEETFGQRVLFLNGSVPKKERDKMIEQFQNGTYDIFILSLKAGGTGLNLTAANHVIHYDRWWNPAVENQATDRAYRIGQKRFVHVHKLITTGTLEEKIDEMLERKQSLNNAVITSDSWMTELSTDELKELLGV, from the coding sequence ACGGAACGTTTTTAAAAGAAGCAACGTATGAGGGAAAACAAGGCGTTCTGTTAACGAATGCCCAGGCATTTGAATACATCGCAAATAAACCGATGAATTCATTTGCAAATATGCAAATGAACGGTCCTATTACGGCACTTACAAAGGACGCAAGTGAATTATGGGACGCTTTCGTCAGCGGCAGCTTCGCACCTGACATGAAGCATTGGTCTCAGCAGCCATCTTGGAAAGTTCAGAATACCTCAATTGAAGATGACGTGTTAGCATCTCTTTTCTCTGCCGCTGTGAACGAAAGTATTTTGCAAGATGCTCGCTCAAATGACGGATGGGAAGATGCAAAGAGACTATATGAACATTACGACTTTACGAAAAGGCAATTGGAAGCAGCACTACATGAAGAAGATTGGCTTCGAAAAATTGGTTACATTGAAGATGATCTTCCATTTACAGTCGGCTTAAGACTACAAGAACCGCAAGAAGAACTTGAAATGTGGAAGCTTGAAACAATCGTTACACCAAAACGTGGTGCGCATCGCATATATGTATATGAAAGTATCGATTCCTTGCCAAAACGATGGCACGATTACGAAGAACGGATTCTTGAAACACAAGAAGGATTCAGTAAGCTCGTACCGTGGCTAAAAGAGGACGACAAGTTCCGAGAAGAACTCTTTGAAACGGAAGCTTGGAACTTCTTAACCGAAGCAAGTAATGAATTACTCGCAGCAGGCATTACAATTCTACTACCATCATGGTGGCAAAATTTAAAAGCAACAAAACCGAGGTTACGCGTTCAACTGAAGCAAAGTACAGCACAAACACAGTCTTTCTTCGGCATGAATACGCTCGTTAATTTCGACTGGCGCATTTCAACGGACGGAATTGATTTATCAGAAAGCGAGTTTTTCGAACTCGTTGAGCAGAACAAACGTCTTTTCAATTTAAATGGTCAATGGATGAGACTTGATCCTGCCTTTATTGAAGAAGTAAGAAAACTAATGCACCGTGCTGATAAATATGGCCTAGAAATGAAAGACGTGTTGCAGCAACATTTATCGAGCACGGCGGAAACAGAAATTGTAGAAGACGATAGTCCGTTTAGCGATATTGAAATCGAACTAGACGGATATTATGAAGAACTTTTCCAAAAGCTTCTGCACATTGGAGATATTCCGAAAGTAGATACACCATCTTCGCTACAAGCAACACTCCGCCCGTATCAACAACACGGGATTGAATGGTTGCTATACTTACGAAAGCTTGGATTTGGGGCATTATTAGCCGATGATATGGGACTTGGAAAAAGTATTCAAACGATAACTTACTTACTATACGCTAAAGAAAACAATCTCCAAACAGGTCCTGCATTAATTGTGGCACCAACATCAGTCCTTGGAAATTGGCAAAAAGAATTTGAGCGTTTCGCACCAAGTTTACGTGTTCAGTTACACTATGGTAGTAACCGAGCTAAGGATGAGTCATTTAAAGATTTTCTTCAATCAGCAGATGTTATATTAACTTCTTATGCATTAGCTCAGCTTGATGAAGAAGAACTTAGTACGTTATGCTGGGACGCTGTTATTTTAGACGAAGCACAAAATATAAAAAACCCACATACGAAACAGTCGAAAGCAGTAAGAAACTTACAAGCAAATCATAAAATTGCTTTGACCGGTACACCGATGGAAAACCGACTTGCTGAGCTTTGGTCTATTTTCGACTTTATCAATCATGGGTATCTCGGAAGCTTAGGACAATTCCAGCGCCGCTTCGTCACACCGATTGAAAAGGACCGCGATGAAGGGAAAATCCAGCAAGTTCAGCGGTTTATCTCGCCGTTTTTACTGCGTCGTACGAAGAAAGATCAAACAGTCGCATTAAACTTACCAGATAAACAAGAACAGAAAGCTTATTGTTCACTAACTGGTGAACAGGCTTCCTTATACGAACAACTTGTTCAAGATACATTGCAAAATGTAGAAGGATTAAGCGGAATTGAAAGACGCGGATTTATATTACTTATGCTGAACAAGCTAAAACAAATTTGTAACCATCCAGCACTTTATTTGAAAGAAGAAGAACCACAAAATATCGTCGAGCGCTCTATGAAAACAAAAACGGTAATGGAGCTCATCGAAAATATAAAGGACCAAAATGAAAGTTGCTTAATCTTCACTCAGTACATTGGCATGGGGAACATGCTAAAAAGTATGTTAGAAGAAACATTCGGTCAGCGCGTCCTCTTCTTAAACGGGAGCGTACCGAAGAAAGAGCGTGACAAGATGATTGAGCAGTTCCAAAACGGAACGTATGACATCTTCATCTTATCGTTAAAGGCTGGTGGAACAGGATTAAACTTAACTGCTGCCAACCATGTCATTCACTATGACCGTTGGTGGAATCCAGCTGTAGAAAACCAAGCAACAGACCGTGCTTATCGCATCGGTCAAAAACGCTTCGTTCACGTTCATAAACTTATTACAACAGGAACACTTGAAGAGAAAATTGATGAAATGTTAGAACGAAAACAATCATTAAACAACGCCGTCATTACAAGCGATAGTTGGATGACCGAACTATCAACAGACGAACTAAAAGAATTACTTGGCGTATAA
- a CDS encoding VanZ family protein, whose product MNRKWLFWIPVLLWMGIIFYSSAQPYKKQDMRSDIEQYINVEFVKEHFSWVSIDYGGGTPVSIANKGVGGFVEFFLRKGAHFMVFFMLGSLTYYAFHRSGYSRKRCFAYALLFVAGYATFDEIHQWFTGDRTPMWQDSLLDTCGGLTGIIISNWFWHRKRS is encoded by the coding sequence ATGAATCGTAAATGGTTATTTTGGATTCCTGTATTACTATGGATGGGGATTATTTTCTATTCTTCAGCACAGCCATATAAAAAACAGGATATGCGCTCGGATATTGAGCAATATATAAATGTTGAGTTTGTGAAAGAGCATTTTTCATGGGTATCTATCGATTATGGCGGAGGTACACCTGTTAGTATCGCAAATAAAGGTGTAGGTGGATTTGTTGAGTTTTTCCTTCGTAAAGGTGCTCATTTTATGGTGTTCTTTATGCTCGGTTCATTGACGTATTATGCTTTTCATCGATCGGGTTATTCGAGAAAAAGGTGTTTTGCATACGCCCTCCTTTTCGTTGCGGGGTATGCAACATTTGATGAAATTCATCAATGGTTTACGGGAGACCGTACACCGATGTGGCAAGATTCATTGCTTGATACGTGCGGTGGGTTAACAGGAATTATAATAAGCAATTGGTTTTGGCATAGAAAAAGGAGCTAA
- a CDS encoding DUF1659 domain-containing protein, giving the protein MAVETIVMDLTLRLVLNGGLDKNGKTVFKNKQFKRVKTNADLGKVHEVARALASLQQSSLHAVQLVSTSDLSNL; this is encoded by the coding sequence ATGGCAGTTGAAACAATCGTAATGGATTTAACTTTACGTCTCGTATTAAACGGAGGATTAGACAAAAACGGTAAAACAGTTTTTAAGAACAAGCAATTCAAACGTGTGAAAACAAATGCAGATTTAGGAAAAGTGCATGAAGTAGCACGCGCTCTTGCTTCACTACAACAATCATCACTTCACGCTGTACAACTTGTAAGCACGTCAGATCTTTCTAACCTGTAA
- a CDS encoding DUF2922 domain-containing protein, whose product MQVLELIFVKEDGKTVAFSIDNPITPVNEQVVNQVMDTILSSSVFSSIGENTRKKGARLVEKTVSEVQITP is encoded by the coding sequence ATGCAAGTACTAGAGTTAATTTTCGTGAAAGAAGATGGAAAAACAGTTGCCTTTTCTATCGATAATCCCATTACACCAGTAAATGAACAAGTCGTAAATCAAGTAATGGATACCATTCTTTCTTCATCTGTATTTTCATCAATTGGTGAAAATACTCGTAAAAAAGGAGCTCGCCTCGTAGAAAAAACTGTATCTGAAGTTCAGATCACTCCGTAA
- a CDS encoding DUF4359 domain-containing protein gives MKKKYIIMALAVVLLVYLANSNPGKGEYTDWAAKQFMKRNDVSKKLEEVEKENKEGILGDLASAGKKLANKYVEPQVGLLIEHYTKRNDYIFFSTYTTEFDLGGENYKYVCVGFSNIFIPIEMPKKKDESAK, from the coding sequence ATGAAGAAAAAGTATATTATTATGGCTCTAGCTGTTGTTCTCTTAGTTTATTTAGCAAACAGTAATCCGGGTAAGGGAGAATATACGGATTGGGCAGCAAAACAATTTATGAAGCGTAATGATGTGAGTAAGAAGCTAGAAGAGGTTGAGAAAGAAAATAAAGAGGGTATACTTGGCGATTTAGCATCGGCGGGAAAGAAATTGGCAAATAAGTATGTTGAACCACAAGTTGGATTATTAATCGAACATTATACAAAACGAAATGATTATATTTTCTTCTCAACATATACGACAGAGTTTGATTTAGGCGGAGAGAATTATAAGTATGTTTGTGTTGGTTTTTCAAACATCTTTATTCCAATTGAAATGCCGAAGAAAAAAGACGAATCTGCAAAATGA
- a CDS encoding competence protein ComK, whose product MDNENDIFISSSTMMLEPCKHPYYRTKIIDSSGNHLHSCHTSLQLIKKYCLTHIHSTYQGRRHAVQVNFKLKQNVPIPINHKEYICVFPTESPSSPNCIWLFYNHIEEIGFSKKTNKANIHFFNGTTITIQIGSHKLQQQFLKAGHILSRMNIKDSLHLKNPLPHLLP is encoded by the coding sequence ATGGATAATGAAAATGATATTTTTATTTCTAGCTCTACAATGATGCTCGAACCTTGTAAACACCCTTATTACCGGACAAAAATTATCGACAGTAGCGGAAACCACTTGCACTCTTGCCACACAAGTCTACAACTCATCAAGAAATATTGTCTAACACATATTCATTCTACTTACCAAGGTAGACGTCATGCAGTCCAAGTAAACTTTAAGCTCAAACAAAATGTTCCGATTCCGATTAATCACAAAGAATACATTTGCGTTTTCCCAACAGAATCTCCTTCTTCTCCAAACTGCATTTGGTTGTTCTATAACCATATAGAGGAGATAGGGTTTTCCAAAAAAACTAACAAAGCTAACATTCATTTTTTTAACGGAACTACCATAACAATACAAATAGGTTCTCATAAGTTACAGCAACAATTTTTGAAAGCTGGACATATATTATCCCGAATGAACATAAAAGATTCACTACACTTAAAAAACCCCTTGCCACATTTACTGCCTTAA
- a CDS encoding sigma-70 family RNA polymerase sigma factor, with the protein MKPATFTDTVVLYEGMIVNQIKRLHIYQDYEEYYQCGLIGLWHAYERYEEEKGSFPAYAVVTVRGYILERLKKECVVQERYVCTGEYGERFGYEDVGTRAKDFMSVLDERERHIISERFFTGKTMGEIAAEMGMTYYQTRWVYRQALEKMRDSVRG; encoded by the coding sequence GTGAAGCCAGCGACTTTTACAGATACGGTTGTTTTGTATGAAGGTATGATTGTAAATCAAATAAAGAGGTTACATATTTACCAAGATTATGAAGAGTATTATCAATGTGGTTTAATTGGTCTTTGGCATGCGTATGAAAGGTATGAGGAGGAGAAAGGAAGTTTTCCTGCTTATGCTGTCGTAACAGTACGTGGTTATATATTGGAGAGGCTGAAGAAAGAATGTGTAGTGCAAGAGAGGTATGTGTGTACCGGAGAGTATGGTGAACGATTTGGGTATGAAGATGTGGGAACGAGGGCGAAGGACTTTATGAGCGTGTTAGATGAGAGGGAGAGGCACATCATTTCAGAGCGATTCTTTACAGGGAAAACGATGGGAGAGATAGCTGCTGAAATGGGGATGACGTACTATCAAACGAGATGGGTATATCGACAAGCGCTTGAGAAAATGAGAGATAGTGTAAGGGGATAA
- a CDS encoding Yip1 family protein codes for MEANINTQDVGAKKPSLLGMITSPGLQFERMKTSNAVWGAFWILVLLGAVIGGLAAYVGSLTPEAIKLNKELGFDVPPAVTFGMGFGIGALGMGISFFISAAVYKVLMMFMSNDTSYKKLLTISVYSSIISLLGVLLNTVLAFVLGGSGQEMYTGLGPIFASSSGVVKGIASKFEVFTIWGFVITWLGLQITASLSKKQATTITIVFFVLTLGLGALQGMFQ; via the coding sequence ATGGAAGCGAATATTAATACGCAAGATGTAGGTGCGAAGAAGCCATCATTATTAGGAATGATTACATCTCCAGGTTTGCAGTTTGAGAGAATGAAGACTAGTAATGCGGTTTGGGGTGCGTTTTGGATACTTGTTTTATTAGGAGCAGTTATTGGTGGACTTGCTGCTTATGTAGGCTCTTTAACCCCAGAAGCCATTAAGCTTAATAAGGAGTTAGGTTTTGACGTTCCACCTGCAGTGACGTTTGGTATGGGATTCGGAATTGGTGCTTTAGGTATGGGGATAAGTTTCTTCATTAGTGCAGCGGTGTATAAAGTATTAATGATGTTTATGAGCAATGATACTTCTTATAAGAAATTATTAACAATTAGCGTATATTCAAGCATTATTTCATTACTTGGCGTATTATTGAATACGGTTTTAGCGTTTGTTTTAGGTGGATCAGGACAAGAAATGTATACTGGATTAGGTCCTATCTTTGCTTCAAGTAGCGGGGTTGTAAAAGGTATTGCAAGTAAATTTGAAGTATTTACAATTTGGGGATTTGTTATAACGTGGTTAGGTCTTCAAATTACGGCAAGTTTAAGTAAAAAGCAGGCAACAACTATTACTATTGTCTTCTTTGTCTTAACTCTTGGACTGGGTGCGTTACAAGGTATGTTCCAATAA
- a CDS encoding Yip1 family protein — protein sequence MEANLNTQKVGGEKPSLFGMITSPGLQFERMKTSEKVWGMFFLVALLQGLVGSLTTYVVNTSPEMIKLQKELGEFSGKSSLTSEVIYGGVSSFVGTMIGALFVAAIYKIFMMFFGNDTSYKKILTIVIYTNIVLILGGLINGVIALILDGGATQYTSLGPLFEQGSMAYGIGNTIELFYLWNLVLIWLGLQVTAGLSKVKAAVPIIILFIIKAVFLAAIVMLIAAFLPNMPI from the coding sequence ATGGAAGCGAATTTGAATACGCAAAAAGTTGGTGGAGAGAAGCCGTCATTATTTGGAATGATTACATCTCCAGGCTTACAGTTTGAGCGAATGAAGACGAGCGAAAAAGTTTGGGGTATGTTTTTCTTAGTTGCATTGTTACAAGGACTTGTAGGCAGTTTGACGACTTATGTCGTGAACACATCACCTGAAATGATTAAGCTGCAGAAAGAATTAGGTGAATTTTCTGGAAAGAGTTCTCTTACGTCAGAAGTTATTTATGGTGGTGTATCAAGCTTTGTAGGAACAATGATTGGTGCATTATTTGTCGCAGCTATTTATAAAATATTTATGATGTTCTTTGGAAATGATACGTCTTATAAAAAAATATTAACGATTGTTATATATACGAATATTGTTCTTATTCTTGGTGGACTTATTAATGGCGTTATAGCTTTAATTTTAGATGGTGGAGCAACGCAATATACAAGCTTGGGGCCATTATTTGAACAAGGTTCAATGGCATATGGAATCGGTAATACGATTGAATTGTTCTATTTATGGAATTTAGTATTAATTTGGTTGGGATTACAAGTTACAGCTGGATTAAGTAAAGTGAAAGCAGCTGTTCCGATTATCATTTTATTCATTATTAAGGCAGTATTCTTAGCGGCAATTGTTATGTTAATTGCGGCATTTTTACCTAATATGCCAATATAA
- a CDS encoding ABC transporter permease, whose product MSLLDSIKIALSSILAHKLRSALTMLGIIIGVGSIITVVAIGQGGEAMLKSKFAGSGGNNLMPIQFKPDINDEFSMGGFEIPKLTEEDILEVRQVKDVSHVITTNQNSEVLDVNDKKANLNVIGLDNEYFAVNKVKVVKGRTLNESDISHANNVVMISTKTEETLFKDVNPVGQIIEMKGQPMQIIGVYRSDNEFMGFEMEEALIPLTLWPVLYGTDNIQNIAIQAKNVDNLEVAGKKAIDVLNSRKPSEIPGKYELVNLKEFQENVSKVTGIMTMIIGGIAGISLVVGGIGVMNIMLVSVTERTREIGVRKALGATRSKILLQFLIEAVMLTLLGGLIGIGLGYGGAYIVSTFAKWPPLVSWEVVVGGVLFSMTLGIIFGLIPANKAAKLDPIEALRYE is encoded by the coding sequence ATGAGTTTACTAGATAGTATAAAAATTGCCTTATCTTCTATTTTAGCTCATAAATTGCGATCTGCTCTTACGATGCTCGGTATTATCATTGGTGTAGGTTCTATTATTACTGTCGTTGCCATTGGGCAAGGCGGGGAAGCGATGTTGAAGTCGAAATTCGCAGGTTCTGGCGGTAATAACCTTATGCCAATTCAGTTTAAACCGGATATTAATGATGAGTTTAGTATGGGTGGATTTGAAATACCGAAGTTAACGGAAGAAGATATTCTAGAAGTAAGACAAGTGAAAGATGTTTCACACGTTATTACGACAAACCAGAATTCAGAGGTACTTGATGTAAATGATAAAAAAGCAAATCTGAATGTTATTGGTCTTGATAATGAATATTTTGCAGTTAATAAAGTAAAGGTCGTAAAGGGACGTACTTTAAATGAATCAGATATTTCTCATGCAAATAACGTTGTGATGATTAGTACAAAAACAGAAGAGACGTTATTTAAGGACGTAAACCCAGTTGGACAAATTATTGAGATGAAGGGTCAGCCAATGCAAATTATTGGTGTGTATAGATCTGATAATGAGTTTATGGGATTTGAAATGGAAGAGGCGTTAATCCCCCTTACGTTATGGCCTGTTTTATACGGAACAGATAATATTCAAAATATCGCAATTCAAGCTAAAAATGTAGACAATTTAGAAGTAGCTGGGAAAAAAGCTATCGATGTATTAAATAGTCGTAAGCCAAGTGAAATTCCAGGTAAATATGAACTGGTGAATTTAAAAGAATTCCAAGAAAATGTTTCTAAAGTAACTGGTATTATGACGATGATCATCGGCGGTATCGCTGGTATTTCATTAGTCGTTGGTGGTATCGGCGTTATGAATATCATGCTTGTATCTGTAACAGAGCGTACACGTGAAATTGGGGTGCGTAAAGCGCTTGGTGCAACACGTAGTAAAATTTTATTACAGTTTTTAATTGAAGCCGTTATGTTAACGCTTCTAGGTGGTTTAATCGGAATTGGTCTTGGGTATGGCGGGGCATATATCGTTTCCACATTTGCGAAGTGGCCACCGCTCGTTTCATGGGAAGTTGTCGTTGGGGGCGTATTGTTCTCTATGACACTTGGTATTATTTTTGGATTAATTCCAGCGAACAAAGCTGCGAAATTAGATCCAATTGAAGCACTTCGTTATGAGTAA
- a CDS encoding ABC transporter ATP-binding protein, giving the protein MITLNNISKTYYQGKLAVPILHGISLTIQSGEFISIMGPSGSGKSTLMNIIGCLDRPTEGEYMLNDVNILTADESKLALIRNEYIGFVFQHFNLLPRLSAVENVELPLIYGGVKKAERRQRALEALGKVGLSDRVHHLPSELSGGQKQRVAIARSIANNPTFIMADEPTGALDTKSGAQVMDIFTKLNAEGTTIVMVTHEEEVAAYSSRRIVLRDGKVTEDRRCAV; this is encoded by the coding sequence ATGATTACGTTAAATAATATTTCTAAAACGTATTATCAAGGGAAGTTGGCAGTGCCAATCTTGCATGGTATTAGTTTAACGATTCAGAGCGGCGAGTTCATTTCGATTATGGGACCGTCTGGTTCAGGTAAATCAACGCTTATGAATATTATCGGTTGTTTAGATCGTCCAACAGAAGGCGAATATATGCTGAATGATGTGAATATCTTAACAGCAGACGAGTCAAAGCTTGCTTTAATTCGTAATGAATATATCGGCTTTGTGTTCCAGCATTTTAATTTACTTCCGCGTCTTTCCGCAGTGGAAAACGTTGAACTTCCGCTCATCTACGGTGGGGTGAAGAAAGCAGAGCGTCGTCAGAGAGCTCTTGAAGCGCTTGGAAAAGTTGGATTATCAGATAGAGTACACCATTTACCTAGTGAGTTATCAGGTGGACAGAAGCAACGTGTAGCGATTGCGAGATCGATTGCAAATAATCCGACGTTCATTATGGCCGATGAGCCGACAGGTGCACTTGATACGAAGTCTGGTGCACAAGTTATGGATATTTTCACGAAACTCAATGCAGAAGGTACGACGATTGTTATGGTTACGCATGAAGAGGAAGTGGCGGCTTATTCGTCTCGCCGCATTGTACTGCGAGACGGGAAAGTTACAGAAGATAGAAGGTGTGCAGTATGA
- a CDS encoding efflux RND transporter periplasmic adaptor subunit, translating to MLPNTVRTPNKKKKWIIIGVIALIVIVAAVNIFVMQGKKKGTAKTDAVSFEKVTERKLNNTKLISGQVKPGNIESFYADPTKGKVKDIAVKEGQEVEKGTKLFSYDNEEINLQMKQADLDQKMADMRYDQGKKKIDSLKKEIKKVKDSGAGKEVTDPMEEQVSELEMAQKTTDLEKEKGKLQKEELSKKQKELTIYSNFTGVVQKLDKDAAQSSSQALGGQGKAFLQVASKDPFQVQGTLTELQKSQIQKDQTFTVTAKANNKKKWTGKITEVSEFPTSAEMAQAAGEGTQNMSQYTYKASLDSQDGLSPGYHVSLQVNLENKTMIAVPSKSIVEKGEDAFVYIEEKGKLRKQNVKKGATDGDWTEIVEGATVGQKVAKNPSDNVYDGMEVKEK from the coding sequence ATGTTACCAAATACGGTTCGTACTCCAAACAAGAAGAAGAAATGGATTATCATCGGAGTTATTGCACTAATTGTTATTGTAGCAGCAGTTAATATTTTTGTAATGCAAGGTAAGAAGAAAGGTACGGCGAAGACAGATGCTGTAAGTTTTGAGAAAGTGACAGAGCGTAAGCTTAATAATACGAAGTTAATTTCTGGTCAGGTGAAGCCAGGAAATATTGAAAGTTTCTATGCGGATCCGACTAAAGGAAAAGTGAAAGATATTGCGGTGAAAGAAGGACAAGAGGTAGAAAAAGGAACGAAATTATTCTCTTATGATAATGAAGAAATTAATCTTCAAATGAAGCAAGCTGATCTTGATCAGAAGATGGCTGATATGCGTTACGATCAAGGGAAAAAGAAGATTGATTCGTTGAAGAAAGAAATTAAGAAGGTAAAAGATAGTGGGGCTGGGAAAGAAGTAACAGACCCAATGGAAGAGCAAGTAAGTGAGTTAGAAATGGCACAAAAGACAACTGACCTGGAGAAAGAAAAAGGGAAGTTGCAAAAAGAAGAGTTAAGTAAAAAACAGAAAGAACTTACGATTTATAGTAATTTCACTGGTGTTGTACAAAAGTTAGACAAAGATGCGGCACAAAGTTCATCTCAAGCGTTAGGTGGTCAAGGGAAAGCATTCTTGCAAGTTGCTTCTAAAGATCCGTTCCAAGTTCAAGGGACTTTAACAGAGCTTCAAAAATCACAAATTCAAAAAGATCAAACGTTCACTGTAACTGCGAAAGCAAATAATAAGAAGAAGTGGACAGGTAAGATTACGGAAGTAAGTGAATTCCCAACGAGTGCAGAGATGGCTCAAGCTGCTGGTGAAGGAACTCAAAATATGTCTCAATATACATATAAGGCAAGTCTTGATAGCCAAGATGGTTTATCTCCAGGTTATCACGTTTCTCTGCAAGTAAATTTAGAGAATAAGACGATGATCGCTGTTCCAAGTAAGAGCATTGTAGAAAAAGGCGAAGATGCATTTGTTTATATCGAAGAAAAAGGAAAGCTTCGTAAACAAAATGTGAAAAAAGGTGCTACTGATGGAGATTGGACGGAGATTGTTGAAGGCGCAACAGTGGGGCAAAAGGTGGCTAAAAATCCTTCCGACAACGTGTATGACGGAATGGAAGTGAAAGAGAAATGA